A section of the Triticum dicoccoides isolate Atlit2015 ecotype Zavitan chromosome 7A, WEW_v2.0, whole genome shotgun sequence genome encodes:
- the LOC119331834 gene encoding putative disease resistance protein RGA3, with protein MATVSAVSAVGWVVSPIIRRMVSLVQSYMSSQYNWKSGILSDLKNLEATLMDILLAVGAAERQHVVDRNQILLLQQMKDAVSDVEDVLDEFDHMLLKEKVEQKGLLRRIGSSSLSVGKRLVNIDNFRSNLRKVLKSLERVRASAEMFVRVMALQGFNPIQSVQCVPVRTTGSLLHEDAIFGREKEIDELVGQLLYKSDKCLSNAYQSVRTEVHTIVGVGGIGKTTLAQLIYNDERILDSFDVRMWVSVSNNFDKIRITKEIISYPTDSENAELTNFNFSKLQDELRWRLRSKRFLLVLDDVWYDEKYGEHINKQMWMEIMAPIKERFTRPGSMILVTTRTELVAKMLDSRSLFILEGLGRDDSWLLFRRCAFGSRKPEGYPELKQLGYQIVQKLKGSPLALKVVGGHLNGKYNDAEWEDVLQRDVLNPNDILTILYLSYESLPEHLQQCFAYCSLFPKGYRIDSKRLIWMWIAQGLVHLEGNNSRNLEDIGRGYFNDLLARSFFQVLRCGDQTYYVMHDSLNGLALHVSNGECFRVDHGSVGEFPHYIRHLSVSAERLGDLVNYDGLRRLRTFMILNDSWFCSKVCLSHDILNKLKSVRVLDVSGCCFGRFPEAVNDLMHLRYLAIRRTYYPLPTTISRLNHLQSLFVLYHSCYSARISCSNKWKQRKY; from the coding sequence ATGGCTACCGTATCAGCAGTCAGTGCTGTAGGATGGGTTGTTTCTCCTATTATTAGAAGGATGGTTTCTTTGGTGCAGTCCTATATGTCAAGCCAGTACAATTGGAAATCTGGGATATTATCTGATCTCAAGAATTTGGAGGCCACTTTAATGGATATACTCCTTGCAGTTGGAGCAGCAGAAAGGCAACATGTAGTGGACAGAAATCAGATATTGTTACTGCAGCAGATGAAAGATGCAGTCTCTGATGTAGAAGATGTTTTGGATGAGTTTGATCATATGCTTTTAAAAGAGAAGGTTGAGCAAAAAGGCCTTCTCAGACGCATAGGCTCCTCTTCTCTTTCTGTTGGTAAGCGTCTGGTCAACATTGACAACTTCAGGTCAAATTTGCGGAAGGTCCTCAAAAGCTTGGAAAGGGTTAGAGCTTCTGCAGAGATGTTTGTCCGAGTGATGGCATTGCAGGGCTTTAACCCCATTCAGTCCGTACAATGTGTCCCAGTAAGAACCACTGGATCCCTTTTGCATGAAGATGCGATTTTTGGGCGAGAAAAGGAGATAGATGAGCTCGTGGGTCAGCTGCTGTATAAATCCGATAAATGTTTGTCAAATGCTTATCAGTCGGTCAGGACAGAGGTGCACACTATTGTTGGTGTTGGGGGCATCGGGAAGACTACTCTGGCTCAGCTGATCTATAATGATGAGCGCATCCTGGATTCTTTTGACGTGAGAATGTGGGTTAGTGTTTCCAACAACTTTGACAAAATTAGAATTACCAAAGAGATCATATCATACCCAACCGATAGTGAGAATGCTGAATTGACTAATTTTAATTTCAGTAAGCTCCAGGACGAACTTAGATGGAGACTTCGTTCCAAGAGGTTTCTCTTAGTGTTGGATGATGTGTGGTATGATGAGAAATATGGAGAGCACATCAACAAACAAATGTGGATGGAAATAATGGCTCCTATTAAGGAAAGGTTTACAAGGCCAGGAAGCATGATTCTAGTGACAACCCGAACAGAATTGGTTGCAAAAATGCTGGACTCTAGAAGCTTGTTCATTTTAGAAGGTCTGGGAAGGGATGATAGTTGGTTGCTATTCAGGCGATGTGCATTTGGCAGCAGGAAGCCAGAAGGTTATCCAGAGTTGAAGCAGTTAGGCTACCAAATTGTTCAAAAACTTAAAGGCTCACCTCTAGCCCTAAAGGTTGTTGGAGGTCATTTAAATGGAAAATACAATGATGCAGAGTGGGAGGATGTTCTTCAAAGAGATGTCCTCAATCCAAATGATATCTTGACTATCTTATACTTGAGTTATGAAAGTTTGCCGGAACACCTCCAGCAGTGCTTTGCATATTGTAGTTTATTCCCAAAGGGTTACCGTATTGATTCAAAGAGATTGATCTGGATGTGGATAGCTCAGGGCCTTGTTCATCTAGAAGGAAATAACAGTAGAAATTTGGAAGATATTGGAAGGGGCTATTTCAATGATCTGTTAGCTCGATCATTTTTCCAAGTGCTCCGTTGTGGAGATCAAACATATTACGTTATGCATGATTCATTGAATGGTCTCGCACTTCATGTTTCCAATGGGGAATGCTTCAGGGTTGATCATGGCAGTGTTGGGGAGTTTCCTCATTACATTAGGCATTTGTCTGTGTCTGCTGAACGACTGGGAGATCTTGTGAACTATGATGGTCTCCGGAGATTGCGTACATTTATGATTCTGAATGATTCTTGGTTCTGCTCCAAAGTCTGTTTAAGTCATGATATACTCAATAAACTCAAGAGTGTGCGGGTACTTGATGTAAGCGGATGCTGCTTTGGAAGGTTTCCTGAAGCTGTCAATGATCTGATGCACCTGCGTTATCTAGCCATTCGACGCACTTATTACCCACTGCCTACAACAATCTCCAGACTCAATCATCTACAGTCCTTGTTTGTGTTGTATCATTCATGTTACTCTGCGAGGATATCTTGCTCAAACAAGTGGAAACAGCGGAAATATTGA